GTTTTCGGGTCCGCGTACTTTTTTTTGTTAGCCTTTTGAGGCTTTTGATCGCGCGCCATGTTTGGCTCGGTTGGGGAGTGGGCCTGCCCCTCGGACACTGGATCGACTGCCGAGGTTCACGCTTTTACGCGACGAAATGTGAGGCTGATTCGACCACCGCTGATGTCCCGGTCCGCGAGAACCGCGTGCCGCCATTCGGCTTGCATTTCGGGACACATCCACAACAGCGAACCGGAAGAAAGGCGGTAGCTCTCGGTTACCGTCTTGTCACTGATGCGGTGAAACGTGATGGTGCGTTCGGTACCGAGCGAGACGACCGCGATGCCCGTTCCGTGTTCGAGGGCCTCGGTCGAATCGGAGTGAAAGCCCATTGAGGATTTGCCATCGGTGTAGTAGTTCGCGAGGCAATTGTTCGGCTCGAATCCGACTTCGCCCGCGGTGCGAACAGGTAGCGGTGCGATCGCATCGGGAATTGGGACTTGAGGCCACTCGATACCCGAGTAGTTGTACGGCACACCGAAGCTGGCCGATTTCCTAGCACGAATGCGCGTGTCCCACACAACGGAAGCAACGAGGTATTCGT
This region of Gemmata massiliana genomic DNA includes:
- a CDS encoding alpha-ketoglutarate-dependent dioxygenase AlkB — its product is MMSSLLERGSIRLVTDFLPDSHALYEYLVASVVWDTRIRARKSASFGVPYNYSGIEWPQVPIPDAIAPLPVRTAGEVGFEPNNCLANYYTDGKSSMGFHSDSTEALEHGTGIAVVSLGTERTITFHRISDKTVTESYRLSSGSLLWMCPEMQAEWRHAVLADRDISGGRISLTFRRVKA